A portion of the Manihot esculenta cultivar AM560-2 chromosome 2, M.esculenta_v8, whole genome shotgun sequence genome contains these proteins:
- the LOC122722173 gene encoding uncharacterized protein LOC122722173 isoform X1 yields the protein MEIAKLVVGPIVSKVFERLVNPVVRQIKYVFNYSANIHNLEEEVQKLSDAKQRVKHTVEVAGRNPLEQIEPDVQKWLAKVDSVAEDADKILLQHKDGGKRRCFMGLCPNLIRRHQISRKASKEIPIIVGAREGGNFPRVSYRAPPQGIVAVKECEAFESRTSVVDEILNTLKDADFNLIGVYGMGGVGKTTLVKHIATLVRELGIFKLVVIATVTHSVVLTSVQQEIAEWLDFELGAVSIAVRAARLSERIKKEEKILIILDDIWAAIKLDEIGIPYGTDHNGSKILMTSRKRSVLSEMGVQRDFRLEVLEHQEAWNLFEKKVGDLKDSNLQSIAMEVAKRCAGLPILIVTVATALKNKQLFEWKDTLESLKKFDGKGYEEIIYSALELSYNYLRNEEKSLFLLLGQLRPIVLIQDLLKYVVGLGLYNELITVEATRNRLLKVISDLKLSCLLLEDDDRKRVKLHDVVHNFAASFASNHHQVLTAANKIELKKWPNEDFFEQCTSISLPYCKIPKLPEVFECPKLKSFLLFNQDPSLKISGNLFSKMKELKVLDLTEINLSPLPSSLQSLENLQTLCLDFCDLEDIAAIGELKQLQVLSLMGSKIIRLPNEVRNLTCLRLLDLSRCQRLKVIPPNVLSTLAQLEELYLGGSLVQWEGEGHDEGSNKANLSELKLLSKLSTLDIHIIDANIMPKDIFSEKLESFRVFIGDGWDWANEYETSRSLKLKLNRSALLERVKVLLMKTESLYLDDLKGVRSVLYELDDQGFPELKHLHVQNSLDIQYIIDWMKMNYFTAFPKLESLFLHNLNNLEKIYRGPYTVGSFSDLRKLRVENCNALRSLFSFSMFNVLKKLEEVNVNNCEIIQVIVAKEGEDDEECELTQLRSLTLENLPQITSFCSQVKVHSTSQRAQNQEIATTASNEIVCEADAEVLVALFNDKIRFPNLADMKLVGINVEMIWPCQHKALSPSIEKLTTLIVDGCGNLNFLFTSSIVGSLAQLKVLEICDCKSMEEVILAAGEGETMSKILLPKLDSLKLKGLPKLVRFCIAKLIECPSLKVLKMENCPRLQAFVSTQVNTALFDEKVWFPNLEELHVEDMHMLKMIWCDKVLADSFGRLKVLKVLNGKQLLEIFPSKLLEKFLVNLESLTVRHCDSVKEVFDLQAIIKEREVHVVRHSQLRTLEIRNLPNLIQIWNRDPHGILSFHNLRALNAWDCPNLKKFFPFSVAQCLPHLELLSIIGCGMEEIVTKEERAEALAIIPKFAFRGLKTMSLWVLDQLKYFYSGKHTLECPQLKDLNVFLCTKLQTFNFESQEIQEMLKDKEEDELKLQIPQPLFSFREIIGNLEGLTINDQDAAMIQQSQFPMDLFVKLKFLELQSFRYSFLNLPLNLLQKFPNLEKLVLRGCYFKELLQHGHGHDPVLSQIRCLQLISIPNIRHIWNQDSPFFQNLETLQIWDCDGLTNLAPSSATFQNLRTLSVRRCNGMSSLVSSSTAESMHNLATMIIEESDTIEEIVSSDKNNFQSQNEIILWKLTTLRLHCLKSLETFCSSARCTLKFPALEVVDLSQCPKMKVFSQGSISTPRLKRVNLTQERDKWRWVGDLNSTIKQLYADKVGFSGLQHLKLSEFSQLKEAWKTQLPVNFFYNLSSLEVDEVAFSSIVVPSNLLPILNDLEKLEVRNCDSVEQVFGLEWPNFDGPFGNLFKLSELKLINLPMLRLVWIEIPKGILDLRNLKLLKIYNCSSLRYIFTPTICCGLEQLQVLEVKSCAMVEEIITEESMDEIRFPQLNSIILESLPRLINFSSGSGTVHCPSLKEIAVVDCPTTFTCSFFREADAAIDKIVERKVFFPNLKDLKLSSIDVEMMWHAQHLKLSSYTENLTSLTVDGCGNLKYLLSSSSIVHLKRLEVCNCKMMEQVILREGLDEEIMSLHHLESLKLKDLPKLTRFCTTNLVECSALTEICVQNCPQMRTFVSNSPTSNNELEIINSALFDEKVAFPNLEKMKILNCEELLKIFPSMWLRRLQKLEDLIIGNCDSLEEVFDLQEIIKLKETVTIQLRTLDIRNLPNLKHVWNKDPMGLVLFDNLSSVVVWDCPNLKAIFPATIAKNLLQLERLDVQSCGGVEEIVAQDQGTEASIEFLFPCLKFLKLQELNELKCFYSGIHTLESPLLKHLTVYHCEKLNILCPESENLLETETESQAMIQDPQPLFSFRKVVSNLKKLALTRKDAAMILEGQFPADLFHKLTTIGIHCFHDESAVFPFDLLERFQPMEILLVGCSQFKELFPCDGSVGRKKYVEVLGWIRSLLLDNLPDLTDIWNQDSQLDQVLQSLELLNVQRCNSLVALAPSSTSFQNLITLKVLKCNGLLSLVTSSTAKSLVRLTTMSIKECDGLKEIVANDGDEIELKEDIIFSKLESLELHYLSNLVCFCSSEHSFKFPSLKNVTVKQCPKLQVFSKGVLNTSSLLGVQKDDQWHWNGNLNAAIQQLFAEIKNAREY from the exons ATGGAGATTGCAAAGTTAGTGGTGGGTCCCATTGTATCCAAAGTTTTCGAACGGTTGGTTAATCCTGTTGTGCGTCAGATCAAATATGTATTCAACTACAGTGCCAACATCCACAATCTCGAAGAAGAAGTTCAAAAGCTCAGTGATGCTAAACAAAGGGTTAAGCACACTGTGGAGGTGGCTGGGCGGAATCCACTAGAACAAATTGAACCTGATGTTCAGAAGTGGTTGGCTAAGGTGGATAGTGTCGCTGAAGATGCAGATAAAATTCTTCTTCAACATAAAGATGGAGGAAAAAGGAGGTGCTTCATGGGATTGTGTCCAAATTTGATCAGGCGCCACCAGATTAGTCGAAAAGCCAGTAAAGAAATACCAATCATTGTTGGAGCCCGAGAAGGGGGAAATTTTCCCAGAGTTTCCTACCGTGCTCCACCACAGGGCATAGTGGCAGTCAAAGAGTGTGAAGCCTTTGAATCAAGAACCTCTGTTGTAGATGAAATCTTGAATACTTTAAAAGATGCTGACTTCAATCTCATTGGAGTGTACGGAATGGGAGGCGTGGGTAAAACCACACTTGTGAAACACATTGCCACTCTGGTCAGGGAACTCGGAATCTTCAAATTGGTGGTTATAGCAACTGTCACCCACAGTGTGGTTTTGACAAGTGTTCAGCAAGAAATTGCAGAATGGCTAGACTTCGAACTTGGTGCAGTCTCTATTGCGGTACGAGCAGCTCGATTGAGTGAGCGAataaaaaaggaagagaaaattCTAATAATTCTTGATGATATATGGGCAGCAATCAAACTAGATGAGATAGGAATTCCTTATGGCACTGATCATAATGGAAGCAAGATACTTATGACGTCCAGAAAGCGATCTGTATTGTCGGAAATGGGTGTACAGAGAGATTTCAGGCTTGAAGTTTTAGAGCATCAAGAGGCATGGAATCTATTTGAGAAGAAGGTGGGAGACCTTAAAGATTCCAACTTACAATCTATAGCTATGGAAGTAGCAAAGAGATGTGCAGGCTTGCCCATTTTAATTGTGACAGTAGCGACGGCATTGAAAAACAAGCAGTTGTTTGAATGGAAGGATACATTGGAAAGTCTTAAAAAATTTGATGGCAAGGGATATGAAGAGATAATTTACTCAGCCCTAGAGTTGAGTTACAACTATTTGAGAAATGAGGAGAAGTCTTTGTTCCTACTTTTAGGACAACTCCGACCTATTGTGCTCATCCAAGACTTGTTGAAATATGTAGTGGGGTTGGGCTTGTATAATGAACTCATCACAGTAGAAGCAACAAGAAATAGACTGCTTAAAGTAATAAGTGATCTAAAGCTGTCTTGTTTGTTACTTGAAGATGATGACCGTAAGCGAGTCAAATTGCATGATGTGGTTCACAACTTTGCAGCCTCATTTGCATCCAACCATCATCAAGTGCTCACTGCAGCAAATAAAATTGAGTTGAAAAAATGGCCGAACGAGGACTTCTTTGAGCAGTGCACATCAATCTCTTTGCCATATTGCAAAATCCCTAAGCTCCCTGAAGTATTTGAATGCCCAAAGCTCAAATCATTTTTGTTGTTCAATCAAGATCCCTCACTTAAAATCTCAGGGAATTTATTCAGTAAAATGAAAGAACTCAAAGTCTTGGATTTGACGGAAATAAATTTGTCACCACTGCCTTCGTCACTTCAATCTCTTGAGAACCTCCAAACATTATGTTTGGATTTCTGTGATTTGGAGGACATAGCTGCAATTGGAGAGCTAAAACAGCTACAAGTTCTCAGCTTGATGGGATCTAAAATTATTCGATTGCCGAATGAAGTAAGAAATTTGACTTGTTTGCGACTTTTGGATTTGAGTAGATGTCAAAGACTTAAAGTGATTCCGCCAAATGTCCTATCAACACTAGCCCAATTGGAGGAATTATACTTGGGGGGAAGCCTTGTGCAATGGGAGGGTGAAGGGCATGATGAAGGAAGCAACAAAGCTAACTTGTCTGAATTGAAGCTTTTGTCAAAATTGTCCACTCTAGATATACATATCATAGATGCAAATATCATGCCTAAAgatatattttctgaaaaattggAAAGTTTTAGAGTATTCATTGGAGATGGGTGGGATTGGGCTAATGAGTATGAGACCTCAAGATCATTGAAACTCAAGCTGAATAGAAGCGCCTTGTTGGAGAGAGTAAAAGTGTTGCTGATGAAAACCGAAAGTCTATATTTGGACGACTTGAAGGGCGTGAGAAGTGTTCTCTATGAATTAGATGATCAAGGCTTTCCTGAGTTAAAGCATCTTCATGTTCAAAATAGCCTTGATATTCAATATATCATAGACTGGATGAAAATGAACTATTTCACTGCTTTTCCCAAGTTGGAGTCATTATTTCTTCACAATCTGAATAATTTGGAGAAGATTTACCGAGGGCCTTATACAGTGGGATCTTTTAGCGATTTGAGAAAATTAAGGGTAGAAAATTGTAATGCATTGAGGAGTCTCTTCTCATTTTCTATGTTTAATGTCCTTAAGAAGCTAGAAGAAGTAAATGTGAATAATTGCGAAATTATACAAGTGATAGTAGCTAAGGAAGGTGAAGATGATGAAGAATGTGAGTTGACGCAACTACGATCCTTAACGTTGGAAAATCTACCCCAAATTACAAGCTTTTGTTCCCAAGTGAAGGTGCATTCTACATCCCAACGAGCACAAAATCAAGAAATAGCTACTACGGCCTCCAATGAAATTGTATGTGAAGCTGATGCGGAAGTTCTGGTGGCACTTTTCAACGACAAG ATTCGATTTCCTAATTTGGCAGACATGAAGTTGGTTGGAATTAATGTGGAAATGATATGGCCTTGTCAACATAAAGCATTGTCTCCGAGTATTGAAAAATTAACAACATTGATTGTAGATGGGTGTGGGAATTTGAACTTTCTATTCACATCTTCTATTGTTGGAAGTCTTGCACAGCTTAAAGTGCTTGAGATATGTGACTGCAAATCTATGGAAGAAGTAATACTTGCAGCAGGAGAAGGAGAAACGATGAGCAAAATATTATTACCTAAATTAGACTCTCTAAAGCTCAAAGGTCTTCCCAAGCTTGTAAGGTTCTGCATAGCTAAGTTAATTGAATGTCCCTCCTTGAAAGTGTTGAAGATGGAGAATTGTCCTCGTTTGCAAGCATTTGTCTCCACACAAGTGAACACAGCTCTCTTCGATGAAAAG GTTTGGTTTCCTAATTTGGAGGAATTGCATGTTGAGGACATGCATATGTTGAAGATGATATGGTGTGATAAAGTCCTAGCAGATTCCTTTGGTAGATTAAAAGTGCTAAAGGTGCTAAATGGAAAACAGCTACTGGAAATCTTTCCGTCTAAATTGTTGGAAAAGTTCTTGGTGAATCTAGAATCATTAACTGTACGACATTGTGATTCAGTGAAAGAGGTGTTTGATCTCCAAGcaataataaaagaaagagaagtacATGTTGTAAGGCACAGTCAATTGAGAACTTTGGAAATTCGGAATCTTCCCAACTTAATTCAAATATGGAATAGGGATCCTCATGGCATTCTCTCCTTTCATAACCTACGTGCATTGAATGCTTGGGATTGtccaaatttgaaaaaattcttCCCATTTTCAGTAGCTCAATGTCTACCGCATCTTGAATTGCTAAGCATAATTGGTTGTGGAATGGAGGAAATCGTTACTAAGGAGGAAAGAGCAGAGGCACTTGCTATTATTCCCAAGTTTGCATTTCGTGGGCTAAAGACCATGAGCCTTTGGGTATTAGATCAGTTGAAGTATTTTTACTCAGGAAAGCACACTCTAGAATGTCCACAACTAAAAGATTTAAATGTGTTTTTGTGCACAAAACTGCAAACTTTCAATTTTGAATCTCAAGAAATACAAGAAATGCTCAAGGATAAGGAAGAGGACGAACTGAAACTTCAAATTCCACAACCACTTTTCTCATTTAGAGAG ATTATTGGCAATTTGGAGGGATTAACAATAAATGACCAGGACGCTGCAATGATACAACAAAGCCAATTTCCAATGGATCTCTTTGTCAAACTAAAATTTCTTGAGCTGCAAAGCTTTCGTTATTCTTTCTTGAATTTGCCACTTAATCTTCTTCAGAAGTTTCCAAATTTGGAAAAACTTGTTTTGAGAGGATGTTATTTCAAAGAATTACTGCAACATGGTCATGGTCATGATCCAGTTCTATCACAGATCCGATGCTTACAGCTGATTTCGATTCCTAATATTAGACATATATGGAATCAAGATTCTCCATTTTTTCAGAATCTTGAAACTCTTCAAATATGGGATTGCGATGGTTTGACTAATCTGGCACCATCCTCTGCAACTTTCCAAAATCTTAGGACTCTGAGTGTGAGGAGGTGTAATGGAATGTCAAGCTTAGTATCTTCTTCTACTGCTGAAAGTATGCACAATCTCGCCACAATGATTATAGAAGAAAGCGATACAATTGAAGAAATTGTGTCAAGCGACAAAAATAATTTCCAATCCCAAAATGAGATTATTTTGTGGAAATTAACAACTTTGAGACTTCACTGCTTAAAAAGCCTCGAAACTTTCTGTTCATCCGCACGTTGCACATTAAAATTTCCAGCTTTAGAAGTTGTAGATCTCTCACAGTGCCCTAAAATGAAGGTTTTTTCTCAAGGATCTATAAGCACACCAAGGCTAAAGAGAGTAAATTTGACACAAGAAAGAGATAAGTGGCGTTGGGTTGGGGATCTTAATTCCACTATAAAACAATTGTATGCAGATAAG GTTGGATTCAGTGGCCTACAACATTTGAAACTCTCTGAATTTTCTCAACTAAAAGAGGCATGGAAAACCCAACTTCCAGTCAATTTCTTTTACAATTTAAGTTCCTTGGAAGTAGACGAGGTTGCATTTTCCTCCATTGTTGTTCCATCCAATCTACTGCCAATTCTAAATGATTTGGAAAAGCTTGAGGTCAGAAATTGTGATTCAGTGGAACAAGTATTTGGCCTAGAATGGCCAAACTTTGATGGACCATTTGGGAATTTGTTCAAGTTGAGTgagttaaaattgataaatcttCCAATGTTGAGGCTTGTGTGGATTGAGATTCCCAAAGGAATTTTAGATCTCAGAAACCTTAAACTGCTCAAAATCTACAATTGTAGCAGTTTGAGATATATATTTACTCCTACCATCTGCTGTGGCCTTGAGCAACTCCAAGTGCTTGAAGTGAAAAGTTGTGCTATGGTTGAAGAAATCATCACAGAAGAATCTATGGATGAGATTAGATTTCCTCAACTAAACTCCATTATTCTTGAATCCTTGCCTAGATTAATCAATTTCAGTTCTGGCAGTGGTACTGTGCATTGTCCATCTCTGAAAGAGATTGCTGTAGTTGATTGCCCAACCACATTCACTTGTTCATTCTTTAGGGAAGCAGATGCAGCAATTGATAAAATTGTTGAGCGAAAG GTATTTTTTCCTAATCTGAAGGACCTGAAACTGTCATCAATTGATGTTGAGATGATGTGGCATGCTCAACACTTGAAGTTGTCCTCTTATACTGAGAATTTAACAAGCTTGACTGTGGATGGCTGTGGGAATCTAAAATATCTATTATCATCATCAAGTATTGTGCATCTGAAGAGACTTGAGGTATGCAATTGTAAGATGATGGAGCAAGTGATACTCAGGGAGGGATTGGATGAAGAAATCATGTCACTCCATCACCTAGAGTCCCTGAAGCTCAAAGATCTGCCAAAACTCACCCGATTCTGCACAACTAATTTAGTTGAATGCTCTGCCTTAACAGAGATTTGCGTACAAAACTGCCCTCAAATGAGAACATTTGTTTCGAATTCTCCAACTTCAAATAATGAACTTGAAATTATAAACTCTGCTCTATTTGATGAAAAG GTTGCATtcccaaacttggagaaaaTGAAGATTCTTAACTGTGAAGAACTACTTAAAATCTTTCCATCCATGTGGCTGAGACGCCTCCAGAAGCTTGAGGATTTGATCATAGGCAATTGTGATTCACTGGAAGAGGTATTTGATCTACAAGAgataataaaattgaaagaaacaGTGACCATTCAGTTGAGAACTCTAGACATAAGAAACCTCCCTAATTTGAAGCATGTATGGAATAAGGATCCTATGGGACTTGTCTTGTTTGATAACCTAAGTTCAGTGGTGGTTTGGGATTGTCCAAATCTAAAAGCTATTTTCCCAGCTACAATAGCTAAAAATCTGCTGCAGCTAGAGAGACTAGATGTGCAAAGTTGTGGTGGGGTGGAGGAAATTGTTGCTCAGGACCAAGGAACAGAAGCAAGTATAGAGTTTCTTTTTCCTTGCTTAAAGTTCTTGAAGCTTCAGGAATTAAATGAACTCAAGTGCTTCTACTCAGGAATACACACTTTGGAATCTCCATTACTGAAGCATTTAACTGTGTATCACTGTGAGAAATTAAACATCCTTTGCCCTGAATCTGAGAACTTGCTAGAGACAGAGACGGAGAGCCAAGCTATGATTCAGGATCCACAACCGCTTTTCTCGTTTAGAAAG GTTGTCTCCAACTTAAAGAAGTTAGCTCTAACAAGAAAGGATGCGGCAATGATATTGGAAGGCCAATTTCCAGCTGATCTCTTTCACAAACTCACAACCATTGGGATACATTGCTTTCATGATGAATCTGCAGTTTTTCCATTTGATCTCCTTGAAAGATTTCAGCCTATGGAAATTCTTCTAGTGGGTTGTAGTCAATTCAAGGAGCTGTTCCCATGTGATGGCTCTGTTGGTAGGAAAAAATATGTTGAGGTTCTTGGATGGATACGGTCGTTATTGTTGGATAACCTTCCTGATTTGACGGATATATGGAACCAAGACTCCCAACTAGACCAAGTTTTACAGTCTCTTGAACTTCTTAATGTTCAGAGGTGTAATAGTCTGGTTGCTTTAGCACCATCCTCTACTTCTTTCCAAAATCTAATCACGTTGAAAGTGTTGAAATGCAATGGATTACTTAGTCTAGTAACATCTTCCACAGCAAAAAGTCTGGTGCGACTCACAACAATGAGTATAAAAGAATGTGATGGATTGAAAGAGATAGTTGCAAATGATGGAgatgaaattgaattgaaagaGGATATTATCTTTAGCAAATTGGAAAGTTTGGAACTTCATTATTTGTCGAACCTCGTTTGCTTTTGTTCATCAGAACACAGCTTCAAATTCCCCTCTTTGAAAAATGTAACTGTGAAGCAATGCCCCAAGCTGCAGGTTTTCTCAAAAGGAGTCTTAAACACAAGTAGCCTGCTGGGTGTACAAAAAGATGACCAATGGCATTGGAATGGCAATCTCAATGCTGCCATACAACAATTGTTTGCAGAAATA AAGAATGCTAGAGAATATTGA